One Archangium violaceum genomic window, CCAGCGCAGGAGCGAAGGATCGCGCACGTTCAGCACGCCAGTGCCTCCAGCCACCAACAGCGTGTCGATCCGTCCGCGGACCTCGTGGAAGCTCTGCCCGGCCAGGAGCGAGAGTCCCGACTCCCCCGTGACGAGCCGTTCCGCCGTGCTCGTCACGAGCTCGATTTCATAACCGGAGCCGCTCCTCCCGAGGAGACGGTTGAGGCCCGCGAAAACCTCCACGGGGCCCACGACATCGAGTTCCTGAACGGGCGGCACGGCGAGCACGACCACGCGTCGCGCCTGACGGACCGAGCCATTCTTCCTTCCACTCCGCACCAGCTGCGCCGCACGTGTGCTCACCTCGTCCTCCCAGCCCGCGAACGCCAACCCACGAGTGCTCGCCCGACTCTGGCAGGAATCGTGGGGTCTTCGTCCTGACGGCAAATCCGCGCGGACAGTACCTTGCTCGGGCCATCAGACGGCAACCCATGCGCACACGCATGGATTCTCGCGAAGGACTCGAATGAACAGGCGCGACTTCGGAAAGACTCTCGGCACCCTCCTGACCGCCTCGGCCCTGACGGGCGGGCTGGAGGGCCTGGCCGCCGCTCCCGAGACAACTCGCGGCGGCCGGGACTCGCCCCCGCCGACCCCGGGCACGCGGTTGCGGATCGCCATGCTCATCTACCCGGGAATGACCGCACAGGACATGATCGGCCCGCAGCTCATCTTCGCCTCGCTCGGGAATGTCGACGTCCACCTCGTGTGGAAGACCCGGGAGGCCGTGGTCAGTGACACCGGAGTCCCCATCCTGCCCACCGCCACGCTCCAGGAATGTCCGAGGGACCTGGACATCCTGTTCGTGGGGGGTGGCTTGTCGGGCACATGGGCCCTCATGAACGATCTGGAGGTCCTCGACTTTCTCGAGGACAGGGGTCATCGCGCCCGGTACGTG contains:
- a CDS encoding DJ-1/PfpI family protein; translated protein: MNRRDFGKTLGTLLTASALTGGLEGLAAAPETTRGGRDSPPPTPGTRLRIAMLIYPGMTAQDMIGPQLIFASLGNVDVHLVWKTREAVVSDTGVPILPTATLQECPRDLDILFVGGGLSGTWALMNDLEVLDFLEDRGHRARYVTSVCTGSLVLGAAGLLRGYEAASYWAVRNLLPLLGARPIAERIVEDRNRITGGGVTAGLDFGLYLSARLRGETFARMQQLSIEYDPQPPFQAGSPESAGEAITAQVLEMLAPELEAGRQAALEAGRRLDER